In one window of Arachis ipaensis cultivar K30076 chromosome B06, Araip1.1, whole genome shotgun sequence DNA:
- the LOC107648587 gene encoding uncharacterized protein LOC107648587, giving the protein MIAVDELVHNKGAKALENPNPCKDLKAMTSHRILSRCEKIRNAFELYLTQIQSAVPLSLAAEISGILHDLKNTEFSLEIAEVEARKAILALYEKDLNDSASSMENAELEAIQIATSRLKINSTFSFIVEKASLRKQLDQVNNDTNQKEKQLLQYLLYLLMRYGKFIHQIGSNSLDHEHNHELVVDKEHNHQVMESIDNVVRDFEVLST; this is encoded by the exons ATGATTGCTGTTGATGAGTTAGTTCATAATAAAGGTGCTAAAGCTTTGGAGAATCCAAATCCTTGTAAAGATCTTAAG GCTATGACATCACATAGGATACTTTCAAGATGTGAAAAAATTCGAAATGCATTTGAGTTATACTTGACTCAAATTCAAAGTGCTGTTCCATTGTCCTTGGCTGCTGAG ATATCTGGAATACTCCATGACCTTAAGAATACAGAATTTTCCCTAGAAATTGCAGAAGTTGAAGCTaggaaagcaattctagcattgTATGAGAAGGACTTAAATGATTCAGCTTCTTCTATGGAGAATGCAGAACTTGAAGCCATTCAAATTGCAACTTCAAGGTTGAAAATAAACTCTACATTCTCCTTCATAGTAGAGAAAGCATCACTTAGGAAGCAACTTGATCAAGTTAATAATGACACAAACCAAAAGGAGAAGCAACTTCTACAATACCTTTTGTATTTATTGATGAGATATGGCAAATTCATTCATCAAATTGGAAGCAACTCTTTGGATCATGAACATAATCATGAGTTAGTTGTGGATAAAGAACATAATCATCAAGTTATGGAATCAATTGACAATGTAGTTAGAGACTTTGAAGTACTTAGTACTTGA
- the LOC107605752 gene encoding pentatricopeptide repeat-containing protein At5g65560, with product MSWRTLFSRHKKLTPFLQFSQNAPIRSSIFHPLPFPPSTATATSRNFHSSRVTAQLGAQLGSQLRNSLVPSGSIADEEDADGTMNEFLSRFVWMMRKKVRESYPDSDKGTVDTMLLVIVERVVSELEKGGFDGVLGAATATFRPGDNGDFSEDLWRTVWEVSNNVIEGMNKERKKEKMKGFLQCDEVKQMCRFAGEVGIRGDLLRELRFKWAREKMEEHEFYEGLERMRKEAEAEEHEEEEQGGTEHGDAGVGVAEEGGTVVGLPKRKGKIRYKIYGLDLSDPKWAHVADRIHEAGEVMWPKEAKPINGKSKIVTENILKLKEEEGSDELLRLLAEWVELLQPSRVDWKSLLDGLKQQNPPLYYKVAEIVLTEDSFQTTISDYCRLIDAYAKENRFEDVERMVKKMNEKGMVPDASAATELLHMYCKAGNLERAKQAFEILKAQGFQPNVKVYTALIMAYVNSNDPAKGEYLLREMDTKDVKPTKEIYMALLRAFSKRGEVTGAERISTMMQFAGFQQTKETCTLLVEAHANAGNPDAARRNFDYMKNLGHKPDDRCTASMIVAYEKKNLLDKALELLLKLEKDGFVPGVATYSVLVDWMSRLLLVDEAEHLLDKIAQQGEAPPFKVQVSLCDMYARAGNEKKALQALGAVEARKDELEHADFERIIQSLLAGGFEQDARRMCGIMEAQGFALSESLQMALLKPSRKFPKFR from the exons ATGAGTTGGAGAACTCTATTCTCCAGACACAAAAAACTCACTCCATTCTTACAATTTTCCCAAAATGCCCCTATTCGCTCTTCAATATTCCATCCACTACCCTTTCCTCCCTCCACCGCCACCGCCACCTCCAGGAACTTTCACTCCTCCCGAGTCACCGCCCAACTCGGCGCCCAACTCGGTTCCCAGCTCAGAAACTCTCTCGTCCCTTCAGGCTCCATTGCCGACGAAGAAGACGCCGATGGAACCATGAACGAGTTCCTGTCCCGATTCGTGTGGATGATGCGGAAGAAGGTTCGGGAATCGTATCCTGATTCCGACAAGGGAACTGTCGACACCATGCTCCTCGTGATCGTCGAGCGCGTCGTTTCGGAGCTCGAGAAGGGAGGGTTCGATGGCGTCCTTGGGGCGGCGACGGCGACGTTTCGTCCCGGTGACAACGGCGATTTCAGCGAGGATTTGTGGAGGACCGTGTGGGAAGTGAGCAACAATGTGATCGAAGGAATGAATAAggagaggaagaaggagaagatgaaaggTTTCTTGCAGTGTGATGAGGTGAAGCAGATGTGCAG GTTTGCTGGCGAGGTTGGAATACGAGGGGACTTGCTTAGGGAGCTGAGGTTCAAGTGGGCACGTGAGAAGATGGAGGAGCATGAATTCTACGAGGGTTTGGAGCGCATGAGGAAAGAAGCCGAAGCTGAAGAACATGAAGAGGAGGAACAAGGGGGTACAGAACATGGGGATGCTGGTGTTGGTGTTGCTGAGGAAGGGGGTACGGTTGTTGGACTTCCCAAGAGGAAGGGGAAGATAAGGTACAAGATTTATGGGCTCGATTTATCTGATCCAAAGTGGGCACATGTGGCTGATAGGATCCATGAGGCAGGAGAGGTCATGTGGCCAAAGGAGGCAAAGCCAATAAATGGGAAATCCAAGATTGTTACCGAGAATATTCTGAAGTTAAAGGAGGAGGAGGGCAGTGATGAGTTGTTGAGGCTGTTAGCCGAGTGGGTGGAGCTCTTGCAACCCAGTAGGGTTGATTGGAAGAGCCTGCTTGACGGATTGAAACAGCAGAATCCACCCTTGTACTACAAG GTGGCGGAAATTGTGTTGACTGAAGATTCTTTCCAAACAACTATATCTGACTACTGTAGGCTTATTGATGCCTATGCTAAAGAGAATCGGTTTGAAGATGTTGAGAGGATGGTAAAGAAGATGAACGAAAAAGGTATGGTACCAGATGCCTCAGCAGCAACCGAATTGCTCCACATGTACTGCAAGGCGGGAAATCTTGAGCGCGCAAAACAAGCATTTGAAATCTTGAAGGCCCAAGGCTTCCAGCCAAACGTAAAAGTCTACACCGCACTGATCATGGCCTATGTAAATTCCAACGATCCTGCAAAGGGTGAATATCTTCTTAGAGAGATGGATACAAAAGATGTTAAACCAACTAAGGAAATATACATGGCACTGCTGCGAGCATTTTCTAAACGCGGTGAAGTTACTGGAGCTGAACGGATTTCTACAATGATGCAGTTTGCAGGATTCCAGCAGACTAAGGAGACATGCACATTACTTGTTGAGGCACATGCAAATGCAGGTAACCCGGATGCGGCTAGAAGGAACTTTGATTACATGAAAAACTTGGGGCATAAGCCTGATGATAGGTGCACTGCTAGCATGATTGTGGCTTATGAGAAGAAAAACTTATTGGACAAGGCATTAGAACTTCTTTTGAAGCTCGAGAAGGATGGGTTTGTGCCTGGGGTTGCAACTTACTCTGTTCTGGTAGATTGGATGAGTAGGTTGCTGCTCGTTGATGAGGCCGAACATCTTTTAGACAAAATTGCTCAGCAAGGTGAGGCTCCTCCGTTTAAGGTTCAAGTGAGTCTCTGTGATATGTATGCGAGGGCAGGAAATGAGAAAAAGGCCCTTCAAGCTCTTGGTGCTGTGGAAGCTAGGAAGGATGAATTGGAACATGCTGATTTCGAGAGAATAATCCAGAGCCTTCTTGCTGGCGGGTTTGAGCAGGATGCGCGAAGAATGTGTGGCATCATGGAGGCGCAGGGTTTCGCTCTATCGGAATCCCTTCAGATGGCCCTTTTGAAACCTAGCCGCAAATTCCCAAAGTTTAGATAG